One Xyrauchen texanus isolate HMW12.3.18 chromosome 2, RBS_HiC_50CHRs, whole genome shotgun sequence genomic window carries:
- the mettl4 gene encoding N(6)-adenine-specific methyltransferase METTL4 isoform X2: protein MSIVFANSWGWLLDTCSHIDEGLQYCMCALDGQANTRFFKYSFKRHYFDISRPHITAKQNTDALFSDCLLVTKNSANGEHAKIDLKTRKKRKRKQRDLNAGELNAHAYHEKIRSAVLEGSQSLVEAGCKCGYLTGGLTVVPSELMPVQECQLAALCDMAKPLPLTDDSTAAPVQTLNRDDLDAPLDLFSYITENPYDCAYEVTLMRERYLLPPRSRFLLSDITRIQPLVNCGDKFDLIVLDPPWENKSVKRSNRYGSLPSSQLKQLPVRSLAAPGCVVVTWVTNRAQHLRFVREELYPHWGVEGLAEWLWVKVTRSGEFVFPLDSQHKKPYEVLVLGRSSTELPEQRLLISVPSILHSHKPSLSAVLKPYVNHQPKCLELFARSLRCDWTSWGNEVIKFQHSSYFTKETIEEPSDTGHAQ, encoded by the exons ATGTCTATTGTGTTTGCTAACAGCTGGGGCTGGCTGTTGGACACCTGCTCTCACATTGATGAGGGTTTGCAGTACTGTATGTGTGCTTTGGATGGGCAAGCAAATACCCGATTCTTCAAATACAGTTTTAAGAGACACTATTTTGATATATCGAGACCCCATATTACAGCTAAACAAAACACAGATGCCTTATTCAGCGATTGTCTGTTAGTCACGAAGAACTCCGCCAATGGCGAACATGCAAAGATTGATCTAAAGACACGAAAG AAACGAAAGCGAAAGCAGCGTGATCTGAATGCAGGAGAGTTAAATGCCCATGCATATCATGAAAAG ATCCGGTCAGCGGTTTTGGAGGGTTCACAGTCTCTTGTTGAAGCCGGTTGTAAATGTGGCTACTTGACGGGGGGTTTGACTGTAGTGCCCTCTGAACTCATGCCAGTACAGGAGTGCCAGCTGGCAGCGTTATGTGACATGGCCAAACCGCTCCCATTGACAGATGATTCTACAGCAGCTCCAGTACAGACACTGAACAGAGATGATCTGGACGCGCCGCTTGATTTATTCTCTTACATCACCGAGAACCCATACGACTGTGCTTATGAGGTCACGTTAATGAGGGAGAGATATCTGTTGCCCCCTCGCAGCCGTTTCCTGCTGTCTGACATCACACGGATACAGCCACTAGTCAACT GTGGAGACAAATTTGACCTCATAGTCCTTGATCCACCCTGGGAGAATAAATCCGTCAAAAGAAGCAACAG ATACGGTTCCCTGCCGTCCTCTCAGCTCAAGCAGCTTCCTGTGCGCTCATTGGCTGCCCCAGGATGTGTGGTGGTTACCTGGGTAACGAACCGTGCACAGCACCTGCGTTTCGTCAGAGAAGAGCTCTACCCGCATTGGGGAGTGGAAGGGCTGGCGGAGTGGCTCTGGGtcaag GTGACCCGCTCAGGAGAGTTTGTGTTTCCTCTGGACTCTCAACACAAGAAGCCGTATGAAGTGCTGGTGTTAGGCAG GTCTTCAACAGAGCTTCCAGAACAACGGCTTCTAATCAGTGTCCCCTCCATACTGCACTCTCATAAGCCTTCATTATCAG CTGTGCTGAAGCCGTACGTTAATCACCAACCCAAGTGTTTAGAGCTGTTCGCCCGAAGTCTCCGTTGTGATTGGACGAGCTGGGGAAATGAGGTCATCAAGTTCCAACACAGCAGCTATTTTACCAAAGAGACCATTGAAGAGCCATCGGACACCGGACACGCTCAGTAG
- the mettl4 gene encoding N(6)-adenine-specific methyltransferase METTL4 isoform X1, whose protein sequence is MSIVFANSWGWLLDTCSHIDEGLQYCMCALDGQANTRFFKYSFKRHYFDISRPHITAKQNTDALFSDCLLVTKNSANGEHAKIDLKTRKKRKRKQRDLNAGELNAHAYHEKIRSAVLEGSQSLVEAGCKCGYLTGGLTVVPSELMPVQECQLAALCDMAKPLPLTDDSTAAPVQTLNRDDLDAPLDLFSYITENPYDCAYEVTLMRERYLLPPRSRFLLSDITRIQPLVNCGDKFDLIVLDPPWENKSVKRSNRYGSLPSSQLKQLPVRSLAAPGCVVVTWVTNRAQHLRFVREELYPHWGVEGLAEWLWVKVTRSGEFVFPLDSQHKKPYEVLVLGRYPYSADHTVRSSTELPEQRLLISVPSILHSHKPSLSAVLKPYVNHQPKCLELFARSLRCDWTSWGNEVIKFQHSSYFTKETIEEPSDTGHAQ, encoded by the exons ATGTCTATTGTGTTTGCTAACAGCTGGGGCTGGCTGTTGGACACCTGCTCTCACATTGATGAGGGTTTGCAGTACTGTATGTGTGCTTTGGATGGGCAAGCAAATACCCGATTCTTCAAATACAGTTTTAAGAGACACTATTTTGATATATCGAGACCCCATATTACAGCTAAACAAAACACAGATGCCTTATTCAGCGATTGTCTGTTAGTCACGAAGAACTCCGCCAATGGCGAACATGCAAAGATTGATCTAAAGACACGAAAG AAACGAAAGCGAAAGCAGCGTGATCTGAATGCAGGAGAGTTAAATGCCCATGCATATCATGAAAAG ATCCGGTCAGCGGTTTTGGAGGGTTCACAGTCTCTTGTTGAAGCCGGTTGTAAATGTGGCTACTTGACGGGGGGTTTGACTGTAGTGCCCTCTGAACTCATGCCAGTACAGGAGTGCCAGCTGGCAGCGTTATGTGACATGGCCAAACCGCTCCCATTGACAGATGATTCTACAGCAGCTCCAGTACAGACACTGAACAGAGATGATCTGGACGCGCCGCTTGATTTATTCTCTTACATCACCGAGAACCCATACGACTGTGCTTATGAGGTCACGTTAATGAGGGAGAGATATCTGTTGCCCCCTCGCAGCCGTTTCCTGCTGTCTGACATCACACGGATACAGCCACTAGTCAACT GTGGAGACAAATTTGACCTCATAGTCCTTGATCCACCCTGGGAGAATAAATCCGTCAAAAGAAGCAACAG ATACGGTTCCCTGCCGTCCTCTCAGCTCAAGCAGCTTCCTGTGCGCTCATTGGCTGCCCCAGGATGTGTGGTGGTTACCTGGGTAACGAACCGTGCACAGCACCTGCGTTTCGTCAGAGAAGAGCTCTACCCGCATTGGGGAGTGGAAGGGCTGGCGGAGTGGCTCTGGGtcaag GTGACCCGCTCAGGAGAGTTTGTGTTTCCTCTGGACTCTCAACACAAGAAGCCGTATGAAGTGCTGGTGTTAGGCAGGTATCCATACAGCGCTGACCACACAGTCAG GTCTTCAACAGAGCTTCCAGAACAACGGCTTCTAATCAGTGTCCCCTCCATACTGCACTCTCATAAGCCTTCATTATCAG CTGTGCTGAAGCCGTACGTTAATCACCAACCCAAGTGTTTAGAGCTGTTCGCCCGAAGTCTCCGTTGTGATTGGACGAGCTGGGGAAATGAGGTCATCAAGTTCCAACACAGCAGCTATTTTACCAAAGAGACCATTGAAGAGCCATCGGACACCGGACACGCTCAGTAG